The sequence below is a genomic window from Monodelphis domestica isolate mMonDom1 chromosome 2, mMonDom1.pri, whole genome shotgun sequence.
CTGAAAgttgaagatgaagaagaaagagtATTCTAGCCATAGGGGCTAAACACTATAAATGCACACAGGTGGCAGATAACCTTTTGAATTCTGGAAAGTTTaactggaaggaagaaaggaaacaagcattattaacctcctattatgtgccatgcactttacaaatattgtcctattttatccttataataactctgagaggtaggtgctattattatcccattttacagttaaagaaactgaaacaggaaagttaagtgatttgcccaggtcacatagtaggtgtctgaggctgagTTTGAAATCCAGTGTTCCAGGCCTAGCACTTTCTAACCCAAACAGAGAGTATGTAAAGGGGAAGCTGTGAGTGGCCAATAAGAGTCAAAATATAAGAggttttttttagggttttttaacccttccatattagaattgattctaactatagtttccaaggcagaagaacagtaagggataggcaattaagtgacttgtccagcatcacacagctaggaagtgtctgaggccagatttgaacccagaaccccccatctccagacctggttcttgatccactgagccacctacctagaAGATAGAAGTTTGACATATGGGTCTTAGAttcttcacctctaaaatgagtTTTTAACCTAAGTAATTCCTAAGATTCTTCCCAACTCTAATACCCTATAAAGGCTGtgtttaaacttaattttaatcAGATCTCACTCATGCAAAAATGTTAGCCAGAGAATAAGTGTGAAGCATGATTTGACTTTATGCCTCAACCCCTTGATGCCATGTCAGCTATTCAGCTCAGATAAAGACTGGAGATTAGGCTGCTCCACTTCCAAAGGGAAGGGCATAGAAACTGCAACAGTGGAGGTAGCATGGCAGGAAATTCTATCATAACTTGGAAGAATAGAAATTATAATGGTCCTGCTATGAATGCAGGAACAGAGCATGATGGGAACAACAGTAGAGAGGGTACATCATTCCAAGGGGTCCTGCCTTTATTGGTCACTGCCTTTGGGAATAACTTCACAACTGTGTAGTCTGGAGTGTTGGCAAGAGGATGAAATGGCTCTGTATGgacagagaagcagaaatatttGTCTGGGGTAGATTTGTCCAGCTATGCTAAATGTCTGACTCAGACTTTTCTTGTGAGAATGCCTATATGTATATTCCAGCGAATACATAGTTGAAAAATCATCCACCAAAGTGATCATCCCTAAcctgtttttctcctttccttggcAGAGTGATGTAAggatcaaatttgaacacagtgGGGAAAGACGGTAAGTCTCCCTCCTCCCTTGTAATCAGGGCATAGGTTTGGTAAAGTTCTTAGGACATTCACTGTCCAGGGGAGTGAGTCTTCTCATAGTGGTGGTCTTTGGGTTCAGGGAGGTAAGGCTCAGAAGAGTAGTGACTATAAGGGACCAGGCTTTCTATCCATTCTGGAAGAAATTTTTACTGCATCCTTTTAACTTCTATTCTTCTATGTTGAAATCTGGACCCAAGATTGCATTGCTCTTTTGTTAGCGGTAGCAGTTGGGGAGAAAGCCCAGTCCCATATGAATCTTGCTTTCAGCATTCTCTTAGCCTTCACTTCCTGAAGAGGATGAGAGACAGCAAGAATTTGCCATGTGACTGGGCCTTTCTCACTGCTGATTCAGAAGCTCTTGCAGTATCTGCTCTAGGGTTAGTTCACCCCAAAGCATGGACCTCTAAATTTGAAGAGCTCTCTGCTGTACCAATCATGAGAGGCTTCAAAGGTATGACAAGGAGACAGAATTAATTTCTGTTCTGTTGTGAGAGCCTTTTAGTTGACAGAACAAGTGAAAGTTGTCAAAGTTCTTTAGGTAGAtaggatgtgattttttttcacctGCCTTTTTTCCATTGCTTTTATTTCAATTGCCTTGCATTATGAAATAAGGAAATAGTTTCCAGTGGTTAGAAACAGAAATTACCTTTTTTGAAactaaatatttcttttgctgttttggGGGCTCTCAGAAGGTTTAAGTCCTGGTACTATTGgttatctttctcttttcatccccccctctccctctccctctccctctctctccctctccccctctcttttccttttacccctctttccctctctccctctctctttctgtctcattctccctcccctttctccctctcccccattgCTTTTTCACCCTTCTACTTcactctttctgtttctttctctccaatctgaactaTTCTTTTTTCTGCCTCATTTCTCTTTATCCTCCACCCCTTCCCAGCAAGGTTCTCTGTACATTCAAAGAGCCTAATTGAATCTGTGGGAACAGTATTTCCCTTGGTGTAAGAGATCAATCTCCCTTAATTGTCAGAGCCATACAATCAACTCTTGACCTATGTAATATAGTCAGTGGTAGTTCTTTGCCTACTGGCTATCTCCAGACCACTTTGAAAATTGCTTTGTGTGTTCTTGGAACAGTTtcagttcttttcctccccaaattCTAGAGAAACAACTTTGAGTGCATGTGACTCCATAAGAATGGTGGTTTAATTAGTTCCTATAAAAAACACATGGAGCTATAAGCAATGGAGGAGATGaatgacttatttttttctttaaaattgtttatttcatttttttacattttgaaagaaAGCATAATAGATGGCAGAGTAGGTTTTCCCACTAGAAATTTACACCCAATTTTTTCCAAGTTAGAAATACAAACCTGAAGAGTTATTATCACATCTCATCTGTAATTAACTTCTCTGCAGCGATCAATTTTCTTTCATGTTTGGAAGATACTGAAGAAAAATATTGTCTCTtaagtcttttcattttgtttaagtCCCATCTACTAGCAGTTCAAGTGGCAACAGGAGAATCTTTGTATCCTGGATGGCCTGACGGAAACACATCAAAATCAAGCAGCTTGTTTGTATTCTAAAAATACTCTTAACCCCATAACAAATGATCCTCATATTGTGGAACTCAAAATCCTTCAAATGGAAATGTCAAAAATCCGTTATGACAGTTTCACACCAattttattctgttctttcttcATTAGTCGTTgtgcttccttttccattttcttcctttgttgttCTGctgctctcttttctctgtcagCTATTTTCTGCTGTCTCAGGACTTCCTCTGCTGCTTGCCAGGCtgcatcttcttcttcttcccatgCATTTGTATTCTCCTGCCAGGTATCCAAGTCACCCAATTCAGGAGATTGGTGAATGAAAGGAATATCTTGTGTAGCTGCTAATCTACTAGAGAAACCTGTGGTACCATCTGGAATGCCAAAATTTAGTGGTTCTCTcttcttaataataattttttgtgTTTTCCTTATAGTTGGTGCCATGTCTTTAAAATAGTCAGGTTCTATTTGTTCCAATGTATTTTGCTGTGCTGTCCCATTTCCATTGCCTCCTTCAATTTTTATACTTGTGGGTGCATCTTCATCCCAGGAGCTCCAGTCTTCAACTTCTGACTGCTTAGGAACTGGTGAATAATCCACTGTGGTTGGCAAAGTTATTTGATCTCCACTTAATTTCCGTCCTCTGCCAGACCTGCATATTAACCTCTTAATGAATGAGAGTACTGTGGCTAGGCAGGTACAAACTTTAAACAACCGGAACTGTGTGATAGCCATGATGGGTAGCAGAACCTgcccctccccacccttcccgcCAGCCCGGTGGAGGTTCTGAGTGCGCACGCAGGCACGCGCACGTGCGCCCGTCCTCGGCCTTACTCAGCGGCTCATTCTGAATGACTTATTTTAAAAGTAACTCAGTCACTAATTTGAACCATAGTTGCTCTTTgatgtgtctaatagtgttgggGCCACTATTAACAAGTGAAAATACATTAACCATTAAGCCTGTGCCTGAGAAAAgcatgatcattattttttttgccAGGCTTCTGTCATGCCATGTTAGAATTTCAGTGCTAGTCTCAGATTTGTAAAGCGGGCAAACCCACTTAACTGTGTTCTAAACTCCAACCCCAATGTTTGGTCTCCTGCTGCTTGTTAGTAGCCAGAAGTTAATTTGTCACTCTAACATCTTTGCTTTTTACACTTTTGTCCCAAAGTAGTGTTTGAGAGAGCTTGAACTAGAAGAGATTTTTCAGAAGAAAAGTTGCATAAAAAGCTCAGTTGTATGTGAATCTAATTATGCAGTTATACTTGCCCAAATTCCTCCTTCCCAAAGTGGTATGCAGTTACTATGAGCAGACCTGAACAGAGAAAGTGAACATATGTTTTGGTATCAAATAAACTGCTAGGTCTAACCACAGATATTTAAGGTGGTCAGGCAGGAATTGACTTCTGAAGTCCCGAATGGCAGAGACTTAGTGCCATAGTTTTGGAAACTGCATACTCTTTTATGGAGCTGCTTGTAGGGGCAATGACATTTCAGTGTTTGTGTACAGTATATGTGTATTTGAAGCCTTTATGCAGGGCTTAATTGTGCCAATGCCAAGTTCAAACTACCTTATATCAAATAACTCTAGTCTTAtgttgatttcttttaaaaattgtttattttttgtttttacatcacttacaTCTACCTCTTCCCCAAGGGTATCATTCTTTATAATGAagaatttgagagagagagagagagagagagagagagagagagagataaagagataaagaatGAAAGGGTAAAACTAACCAACCCATCCCCAAATCTGAAATTATCTGCAATGTTCTACATTCATAGTCCCTCACCTccacagagaagagagaggcatATTCTTATATTGCTTGTTTGGAACCAATTGGTTATTGTAATTTCAtaccattcaatttcattttttctttccatttataatgTTGTAGTCATCTTCCTGCTTCTACTTACTTTAATTTTAAGGCTTATTTAGGGTCTCTAGCTCTTTTTGATTTACCTTAGTTTGGACTTGAGAttggctgagagagagagagacagggaagagttatttcttctctcttcccctcagtTTGTCcagaggcttttaaaaaaaatattaaacattctCAGAAGATGAAAATATACCTTCAAGTAAACCTTATTGagattttaatctttaacctttgaGATGACACTTTAAGTTAATGTGATAGATTTAAAGGACAATCCCCCAAAGTCTAACCTCCCAGCACCATCAGTCTGCCCAGGAAGCTTAAGAAAATATTGCTGCTTAAGAATATTGATTTAGTGCCTTTCTGTTGATGTTACAAGACAGAAGGAATATCTGTAGCATTGAATTGGAAGCTTAAGAATGACTCAGTCATAATTGTAATAATCAAACTTAgagaagaattgagaaaagatCCCTCTCC
It includes:
- the LOC130457245 gene encoding receptor-binding cancer antigen expressed on SiSo cells-like, which codes for MAITQFRLFKVCTCLATVLSFIKRLICRSGRGRKLSGDQITLPTTVDYSPVPKQSEVEDWSSWDEDAPTSIKIEGGNGNGTAQQNTLEQIEPDYFKDMAPTIRKTQKIIIKKREPLNFGIPDGTTGFSSRLAATQDIPFIHQSPELGDLDTWQENTNAWEEEEDAAWQAAEEVLRQQKIADREKRAAEQQRKKMEKEAQRLMKKEQNKIGVKLS